In Equus asinus isolate D_3611 breed Donkey chromosome 13, EquAss-T2T_v2, whole genome shotgun sequence, one DNA window encodes the following:
- the LGALS3BP gene encoding galectin-3-binding protein, with amino-acid sequence MALPWLLWMWLLLTGTQGVEDGDMRLANGDTAYEGRVEIFYRGQWGTVCDNLWDLMDARVVCRALGFENATKALGRAAFGPGTGPVMLDEVQCTGTEPSLADCASLGWLKSNCGHERDAGVVCSNVTRGIYTLDLSSELAVALEHIFDSQRGCDLSIRVKVKEEEDLGLCAHTLILSTNPEAQALWKEPDSTVTMELDAECVPVVRDFIRYFYSRRIDISLSSVKCFHKLASAYGAEQLQSYCGRLFAVLLPEDPSFQMPLDLHAYALATQDPVLEEVCVQFLAWNFEALTQAEAWPSVPVGLLQVLLSRSELAVPSELALLTAVDVWSREQRASHGEVEDLVEKVRFPMMLPQDLFELQFNLSLYWGHEALFQKKILQALEFHTVPFRLLARYRDLNLTQDAYKPRLYTSPTWSASVTAASQAFSHYGYNTYGYGYNAYQSFQTQQHPSFLFLDKFVSWSPVYLPTVQSCWNYRFSCSSDEPPILGLSKSGYLDPTIGYENKALMLCGGRFVAHVADFKGSKAVIPSALGTNSSRSASLFPCQAGSFSGFQVVIRPFYLTNPSAED; translated from the exons ATGGCCCTCCCGTGGCTCCTCTGGATGTGGCTGCTGCTCACGGGGACGCAAG GTGTGGAAGATGGTGACATGCGGCTGGCCAACGGGGACACCGCCTATGAGGGCCGTGTGGAGATCTTCTACAGAGGCCAGTGGGGGACAGTGTGTGACAACCTGTGGGACCTGATGGATGCCAGAGTTGTCTGCCGGGCCCTGGGCTTTGAGAATGCCACCAAAGCTCTCGGTAGAGCTGCCTTTGGGCCAG GAACGGGCCCTGTCATGTTGGACGAGGTGCAGTGCACAGGGACAGAGCCCTCACTGGCCGACTGCGCATCGCTGGGCTGGCTGAAGAGCAACTGCGGGCACGAGAGGGATGCTGGCGTGGTCTGCAGCAACG TAACCAGAGGCATCTACACCCTTGACCTGTCCAGCGAGCTCGCCGTGGCTCTCGAGCATATCTTTGATAGCCAGAGGGGCTGTGACCTGTCCATCAGGGTGAaggtgaaggaggaggaagaccTGGGCCTCTGCGCCCACACGCTGATCCTGTCCACCAACCCTGAGGCCCAGGCCCTGTGGAAGGAGCCGGACAGCACCGTCACCATGGAGCTGGACGCTGAGTGTGTGCCCGTCGTCAGAGACTTCATCAG GTACTTCTACTCCCGCAGGATCGACATCTCGCTGTCGTCCGTGAAGTGCTTCCACAAGCTCGCCTCTGCCTACGGGGCCGAGCAGCTGCAGAGTTACTGCGGGCGCCTCTTTGCTGTCCTCCTGCCCGAGGACCCCTCTTTCCAGATGCCCCTGGACCTACACGCCTATGCACTGGCCACCCAGGACCCCGTGCTGGAGGAGGTCTGCGTGCAGTTCCTGGCCTGGAACTTCGAGGCCCTGACGCAGGCCGAGGCCTGGCCGAGCGTCCCCGTGGGCCTGCTCCAAGTGCTGCTCTCCAGGAGTGAGTTGGCCGTGCCCAGCGAGCTGGCCCTGCTGACGGCCGTGGATGTCTGGAGCCGGGAGCAGCGCGCCTCCCACGGGGAGGTGGAAGACCTGGTGGAAAAGGTCCGGTTCCCCATGATGCTGCCCCAGGACCTCTTCGAGCTGCAGTTCAATCTGTCCCTCTACTGGGGTCATGAAGCGCTCTTCCAGAAGAAGATTCTACAGGCTCTGGAGTTCCACACCGTGCCCTTCCGGCTGCTGGCTCGGTACAGAGACCTGAATCTCACCCAGGACGCCTACAAGCCCCGGCTTTACACCTCGCCCACCTGGAGCGCCTCCGTAACGGCCGCTTCCCAAGCCTTCTCCCACTATGGGTACAACACCTACGGCTATGGGTACAACGCCTACCAGTCCTTCCAGACCCAGCAGCACCCCAGCTTCCTCTTCCTGGACAAGTTCGTCTCCTGGTCTCCCGTCTACCTGCCCACCGTCCAGAGCTGCTGGAACTACAGGTTCTCCTGCTCGTCTGACGAGCCCCCCATCCTGGGCCTCTCCAAGTCCGGCTACTTGGATCCCACCATCGGCTATGAAAACAAAGCGCTGATGCTCTGTGGGGGGCGCTTCGTGGCCCACGTCGCTGATTTCAAGGGCTCGAAGGCGGTGATCCCCAGCGCCCTGGGCACCAACAGTTCCAGGAGcgcctctctcttcccctgccaGGCAGGGTCCTTCAGTGGCTTCCAGGTGGTCATCCGCCCCTTCTACCTGACCAACCCCTCGGCCGAGGACTAG
- the CANT1 gene encoding soluble calcium-activated nucleotidase 1: MPVQPSNHLEWNESMHSLRISVGSLPVLASMTKAADPRFRPRWRVILPSFVGAAVLWLLYSHRPPPGRPPAPNAHNWRLGQAPADRYNDTYPLSVPQRTPGGTRYRIALIADLDTESRAQEENTWFSYLKKGYLTLSDSGDKVAVEWDIGHEVLESHLAEKGRGMELSDLIVFNGKLYSVDDRTGVVYQIEGTKAVPWVILSDGDGTVGKGFKAEWLAVKDEHLYVGGLGKEWTTTTGEVVNENPEWVKVVGCKGSVAHENWVSSYNALRAAAGIRPPGYLIHESACWSETLQRWFFLPRRASHERYSERDDERKGTNLLLSAAQDFGDISVSRVGEVVPTHGFSSFKFIPNTDDQIIVALKSEEDSGKVATYIMAFTLDGRFLLPETRVGGVKYEGIEFI, encoded by the exons ATGCCTGTTCAGCCCTCCAACCACCTGGAATGGAATGAGTCTATGCACTCCCTCCGGATAAGTGTGGGGAGCCTTCCTGTGCTGGCGTCCATGACCAAGGCTGCGGACCCCCGCTTCCGCCCCCGCTGGAGGGTGATCCTGCCGTCCTTCGTGGGCGCCGCCGTCCTCTGGCTGCTCTACTCACACCGCCCACCCCCAGGCAGGCCACCCGCACCCAATGCCCACAACTGGAGGCTCGGCCAGGCGCCTGCTGACCGGTACAACGACACCTACCCACTGTCTGTCCCCCAAAGGACCCCAGGCGGGACTCGGTACCGAATCGCTCTTATCGCTGACCTGGACACAGAGTCAAGGGCCCAAGAGGAAAATACCTGGTTCAGTTACCTGAAGAAGGGCTATCTGACCCTATCAGACAGCGGGGACAAGGTCGCCGTGGAGTGGGACATAGGTCACGAGGTCCTGGAGTCCCATCTGGCAGAAAAGGGGCGGGGCATGGAGCTGTCCGATCTGATCGTCTTCAATGGGAAACTCTACTCCGTGGATGACCGGACAGGGGTTGTCTACCAGATCGAAGGCACCAAGGCTGTTCCCTGGGTGATTCTGTCCGACGGCGACGGAACCGTGGGGAAAG GCTTCAAAGCTGAGTGGCTGGCTGTGAAGGACGAGCATCTGTATGTGGGCGGCCTGGGCAAGGAGTGGACCACCACCACGGGGGAGGTGGTGAACGAGAACCCGGAGTGGGTGAAGGTGGTGGGCTGCAAAGGCAGCGTGGCCCACGAGAACTGGGTGTCCAGCTACAATGCCCTGCGGGCCGCTGCTGGGATCCGACCACCAG GCTACCTCATCCACGAGTCCGCCTGCTGGAGCGAGACACTACAGCGCTGGTTCTTCCTGCCGCGCCGCGCCAGCCACGAGCGCTACAGCGAGCGGGACGACGAGCGCAAGGGCACCAACCTGCTGCTCAGCGCCGCCCAGGACTTCGGCGACATCTCTGTCAGCCGCGTGGGGGAGGTGGTCCCCACGCACGGCTTCTCCTCCTTCAAGTTCATCCCCAACACCGACGACCAGATCATCGTGGCCCTCAAGTCCGAGGAGGACAGCGGCAAGGTCGCCACCTACATCATGGCCTTCACGCTTGACGGACGCTTCCTTCTGCCGGAGACCAGGGTCGGAGGGGTCAAGTACGAAGGCATAGAATTTATTTAA